One window of the Leucobacter komagatae genome contains the following:
- a CDS encoding helix-turn-helix domain-containing protein, with protein sequence MIDADSSPLLAVLTALESNGPGELFERELDAASVARALTPGEAELLRRIDANLVRGRRRESLLRVLLETTTDLVAITDFDAMLQAIVRRTRMLLGSDMAYISLNDYDARETFVHTTDGVATEAYRNIRMELGSGVLGKIAAGTGSAQALDYIGDPDIIHVAEIDQTVELEGVRSIMGAPLLRDGVLLGALLVAERYQRRYTAEEVWLVESMSALACVALSNARLIGDMKAALAERDRFQGRLEVERSRLANEQEFERALVDCAVSDDPYGRLLTILREQRGGGIWLLDDIGRPLRGDGPLPLGEAAVEKALTRARLSGDVEVLADAAGERLSLLSVGAAARSLGGILVSGEATDDAERVLRRSGVMLSVMRLMDESSREESVKAQSELVHSLLLPEASFEPVALQRAARFGLAPGDEVHVHVVAADNSAALVADALRAHLGGTGVVAEYAGHAVVLRADNVGEQLVQALARKQIAATVGVERAAELVGSLSDAHRAAAATLSAMIALELVGQAATSAELGTVGMLMTSASPAQVRSIVAVELAPVLDYDAARGTELVETLWVFFGSDRHQARTAQLLHVHPNTLRQRLERVGALLGDDWQSARRSSMIFLALQLHRLRESVDER encoded by the coding sequence ATGATCGATGCTGATTCGTCGCCGCTTCTCGCGGTACTCACCGCGCTCGAATCGAACGGACCGGGCGAACTCTTCGAGCGCGAGCTCGACGCCGCTTCCGTCGCTCGAGCGCTCACGCCCGGGGAAGCGGAGCTGCTGCGGCGCATCGATGCGAACCTCGTGCGGGGTAGGCGGCGTGAGAGCCTGCTGCGGGTGCTGCTCGAAACCACGACCGACCTCGTCGCGATCACTGACTTCGACGCGATGCTGCAGGCAATCGTTCGACGCACACGCATGCTGCTTGGGAGCGACATGGCGTACATCAGCCTGAACGACTATGACGCTCGCGAAACCTTTGTGCACACGACCGATGGCGTGGCAACCGAGGCGTACCGCAACATTCGAATGGAGCTCGGCTCGGGCGTGCTTGGAAAGATTGCGGCGGGAACGGGGTCGGCTCAGGCGCTCGACTACATCGGTGACCCCGACATCATCCACGTCGCTGAGATCGACCAGACCGTCGAGCTCGAGGGCGTCCGATCGATCATGGGCGCGCCCCTACTCCGCGACGGCGTGCTGCTCGGAGCGCTGCTCGTTGCCGAGCGCTATCAGCGGCGGTACACGGCTGAGGAGGTGTGGCTTGTCGAGTCGATGAGCGCCCTCGCCTGCGTCGCGCTCTCGAACGCGCGGCTGATTGGCGACATGAAGGCCGCGTTGGCTGAGCGCGACCGCTTTCAGGGGCGCTTGGAGGTCGAACGGAGCCGGCTCGCGAACGAACAGGAGTTCGAGCGCGCCCTCGTGGACTGCGCCGTGAGCGACGACCCGTACGGGCGGCTGCTGACGATCTTGCGCGAGCAGCGCGGCGGCGGCATCTGGCTGCTCGACGACATCGGCCGACCGCTCCGCGGGGACGGCCCGCTACCCCTCGGCGAGGCCGCGGTCGAGAAGGCGCTCACCCGCGCCAGGTTGAGCGGGGATGTCGAGGTACTGGCCGACGCGGCGGGCGAGCGGCTCTCGCTGCTCTCGGTTGGGGCAGCCGCGCGCAGTCTTGGCGGGATCCTCGTCTCGGGGGAGGCCACGGATGACGCGGAGCGGGTGCTGCGCCGTTCCGGGGTGATGCTCAGCGTCATGCGGCTCATGGACGAGAGCAGTCGCGAGGAGAGCGTGAAGGCGCAAAGTGAGCTCGTCCACTCCCTCCTGCTGCCCGAGGCCAGCTTCGAACCGGTCGCGCTGCAGCGCGCCGCGCGATTCGGGCTCGCCCCCGGCGACGAAGTCCACGTGCATGTTGTCGCGGCCGACAACAGCGCGGCGCTCGTCGCCGACGCGCTGCGCGCGCATCTTGGGGGGACGGGGGTCGTCGCGGAGTACGCGGGCCACGCGGTCGTGCTGCGCGCTGACAACGTCGGTGAGCAGCTCGTGCAGGCGCTCGCGCGGAAGCAGATCGCGGCGACTGTCGGCGTCGAGCGCGCGGCCGAGCTCGTGGGGTCGCTCAGCGACGCGCATCGCGCGGCCGCTGCAACGCTCTCCGCGATGATCGCACTCGAGCTTGTTGGGCAGGCGGCGACGAGTGCTGAACTCGGCACCGTTGGCATGCTCATGACATCGGCGAGCCCGGCGCAGGTGCGCTCGATCGTGGCAGTAGAGCTCGCGCCCGTGCTCGACTACGATGCCGCGCGAGGAACTGAGCTCGTCGAGACGCTGTGGGTGTTCTTCGGGAGCGACCGCCACCAGGCGCGCACCGCGCAGCTGCTCCACGTGCACCCGAACACGCTACGCCAGCGCCTTGAACGGGTGGGGGCGCTGCTCGGCGACGACTGGCAGTCGGCGAGGCGCAGCTCGATGATCTTTCTCGCGCTGCAGCTCCATCGCCTACGCGAGTCGGTCGACGAGCGCTGA
- a CDS encoding FAD-binding oxidoreductase has protein sequence MAADITESVPVSPWWGWAPPTPGGALSDGTLAVLAERLGVDAAAARRPGVLDTPPAEPPGESDLTPPALSGEALAALAAAVPAGAVAQDPATRVAHAAGKHTPDLLWQRAGTPLALPDAVVRPGTRAEIPAVLAACVAHGVAVVPFGGGSSVVGGVTPLAGDHHAVIALDLTGLSALLDLNERDRTATFEAGVRGPELERALAERGYTLGHIPQSHQQATLGGYAATRSAGQASTGYGAIAELITAIRLETPTGPLALGGHAPASAAGPDLRHVVIGSEGTLGVITEMTVAITRKPTAKAYGAWAFPSFEAGAEAIRALAQDGAAGDAPDVCRLSDEEETELTLAQSGGRPVELLRRWLRSRGIETPALLLGVWEGSGSEPKDRFKRARRILRAHGAVSATSAPAAAWDRGRFSSPRLRDELLTIGVLVDTLETAATWTNLAATHEAVATAIRGALASGPGGDAPSAVQGHVSHLYRTGASLYYTFIARAEADPIAQYERVKRAANEAIVASGATITHHHAVGTEHAAQLPAEIGEQGVRILRAVKRELDPTGIMNPGKLI, from the coding sequence ATGGCTGCTGATATTACCGAGAGCGTTCCCGTATCGCCGTGGTGGGGCTGGGCGCCCCCAACCCCCGGCGGGGCGCTGAGCGACGGCACCCTCGCCGTCCTCGCCGAGCGCCTCGGGGTCGACGCCGCAGCCGCCCGCCGCCCCGGGGTGCTCGACACCCCGCCCGCCGAACCGCCGGGAGAGAGCGACCTCACCCCGCCAGCGCTCTCGGGTGAGGCGCTTGCCGCGCTCGCCGCAGCGGTTCCAGCCGGTGCCGTCGCGCAGGACCCCGCGACTCGCGTCGCTCACGCCGCTGGCAAGCACACGCCTGACCTCCTCTGGCAGCGAGCCGGAACGCCGCTCGCGCTGCCCGACGCCGTCGTGCGCCCGGGCACTCGCGCCGAGATTCCGGCCGTGCTCGCCGCGTGCGTCGCGCACGGCGTCGCCGTCGTGCCGTTCGGCGGCGGGTCAAGTGTCGTCGGGGGAGTGACGCCGCTCGCGGGCGACCACCACGCGGTCATCGCACTCGACCTCACCGGGCTGAGCGCGCTCCTCGACCTCAACGAGCGCGACCGCACCGCGACGTTTGAGGCGGGAGTGCGCGGGCCCGAGCTCGAGCGCGCGCTCGCCGAGCGGGGCTACACGCTCGGGCACATCCCGCAATCGCACCAGCAGGCCACCCTCGGCGGGTACGCCGCGACGCGTTCGGCGGGGCAGGCCTCGACCGGCTACGGCGCGATCGCAGAGCTCATCACCGCGATCCGGCTCGAAACGCCCACCGGCCCGCTCGCCCTCGGCGGGCACGCTCCCGCCTCGGCGGCCGGCCCCGACCTGCGCCACGTCGTGATCGGCAGCGAGGGCACGCTCGGCGTGATCACCGAGATGACCGTCGCGATTACGCGGAAGCCCACCGCGAAAGCCTATGGAGCGTGGGCGTTCCCCTCGTTTGAGGCGGGCGCCGAGGCGATCCGTGCGCTCGCGCAAGACGGCGCGGCCGGCGACGCCCCCGACGTCTGCCGCCTGAGCGATGAGGAAGAGACCGAGCTCACGCTCGCGCAGAGCGGCGGCCGCCCGGTCGAGCTGCTCAGGCGCTGGCTGCGCTCGCGCGGCATCGAAACCCCCGCGCTGCTTCTCGGCGTGTGGGAAGGGTCGGGCTCGGAGCCCAAGGACAGGTTCAAGCGGGCGCGGCGCATCCTCCGCGCGCACGGCGCCGTCTCCGCGACGAGCGCGCCGGCCGCAGCGTGGGATCGTGGCCGGTTCAGCTCGCCCCGCCTCCGCGATGAGCTGCTCACGATCGGCGTGCTCGTCGACACGCTTGAGACCGCCGCGACGTGGACGAACCTCGCGGCAACCCACGAGGCGGTCGCGACGGCGATCCGCGGGGCGCTCGCGTCTGGGCCGGGCGGCGACGCCCCGAGCGCCGTGCAGGGGCACGTGTCGCACCTGTACCGCACCGGAGCGTCGCTCTATTACACGTTCATCGCGAGGGCCGAGGCCGACCCGATCGCGCAGTACGAGCGCGTGAAGCGGGCCGCGAACGAGGCGATCGTCGCCTCGGGCGCGACCATCACCCACCACCACGCCGTCGGAACCGAGCACGCCGCGCAGTTGCCCGCCGAGATCGGGGAACAGGGCGTGCGCATCCTCCGCGCCGTGAAGCGCGAGCTCGACCCGACGGGCATCATGAACCCCGGAAAGCTGATCTGA
- a CDS encoding TetR/AcrR family transcriptional regulator produces MSAHSHRSSSVIARDEAILDAVSAGLRRYGPRKLTAQDVADAAGISRMTLYRAMGSMDNAILLALTREFGRAVATLRAALPPLDVSTGATRLATFLGAAARSFVDSELIASVLAQQPDLIEPYLSGRLGRSQELVLDAIEELRREGLADCSISEPAPSSLTLLLLVRGVALGAPLLSGEAFARSTSELTGLALAALGAGLPEPVDPPTSPATIA; encoded by the coding sequence ATGAGCGCACATAGTCACAGGAGTTCTTCGGTCATCGCGCGTGACGAGGCGATCCTCGACGCCGTTTCCGCAGGGCTTCGCCGCTACGGGCCCCGCAAGCTCACCGCTCAGGACGTCGCCGACGCGGCCGGGATCTCGCGCATGACGCTGTACCGCGCGATGGGCAGCATGGACAACGCGATCCTGCTCGCGCTCACCCGCGAGTTTGGGCGCGCCGTAGCGACCCTGCGGGCCGCCCTCCCGCCGCTCGACGTCAGCACCGGGGCGACCCGGCTCGCGACGTTCCTGGGGGCGGCCGCGCGCTCGTTCGTCGATTCCGAGCTCATCGCCTCCGTGCTTGCGCAGCAGCCGGATCTCATCGAGCCGTACCTCAGCGGCAGGCTGGGCCGCAGCCAGGAGCTCGTGCTCGACGCGATCGAGGAGCTGCGGCGGGAGGGCCTCGCCGACTGCTCGATCTCGGAGCCCGCGCCGTCGAGCCTCACCCTGCTGCTGCTCGTGCGCGGTGTCGCCCTCGGCGCCCCGCTCCTCTCGGGCGAGGCCTTCGCGCGCAGCACGAGCGAGCTCACGGGCCTCGCGCTCGCCGCGCTCGGCGCGGGCCTCCCAGAGCCCGTGGACCCGCCAACCTCACCTGCCACGATCGCGTAA
- a CDS encoding glycerol-3-phosphate dehydrogenase/oxidase: MFDALPGDLNRARRASALAHITEHEVDVLVIGGGVTGAGVALDAATRGLSVALVEARDLASGTSGFSSKLVHGGLRYLAQGDVGLAWESAVEREALMRRIAPHLVRPRAFLVPRFAHGPEQSAPRGPLDGWLGDALTETGVRIADGLRSLSGMPARVLPRPKRVSAREARLLAPTLRERGLRGGLVYWDGTVEDDARLVVALARTAARHGARVVTGQRVVRATDREAWLADGTRLRARAVVNATGVWAGDLAPGVDLAPSRGTHLVFRASVFGDPRAVVTAPVPGHFGRYVFVLPQENGLCYLGLTDEPAPGADGYEPGVPEGDIDFLLRTASESLAVPLTRADVLGAFSGLRPLIRAVPRGHGAERPSAAVSRQHLVLDTPGAPITVTGGKLTVYRRMAEDAVDAAVRRFGEDPRHRPAVTKRVPLLGSPGTEPGARAAVSARERPSPGAAGTASARVAAARWPGADPDREVARRLARVYGWEAERVADLAAADPELAEEVAPGAGVTLAELAFGILAEGADTAADLLERRTRLALDPELARATEAAASALVDRLA; this comes from the coding sequence ATGTTCGACGCACTCCCAGGAGACCTGAACCGGGCACGTCGCGCCAGCGCGCTCGCGCACATCACCGAGCACGAGGTTGACGTGCTCGTTATCGGCGGCGGGGTCACCGGCGCGGGCGTCGCCCTCGACGCCGCAACGCGGGGGCTCTCGGTCGCGCTCGTTGAGGCGCGCGACCTGGCGAGCGGCACGAGCGGGTTCAGTTCCAAGCTCGTGCACGGGGGCCTGCGCTACCTCGCACAGGGCGACGTTGGGCTCGCGTGGGAGTCCGCCGTCGAGCGCGAGGCGCTCATGCGCAGGATCGCGCCGCACCTCGTTCGCCCTCGCGCGTTCCTCGTGCCGAGGTTCGCGCACGGCCCCGAGCAGTCGGCCCCGCGCGGCCCGCTCGACGGCTGGCTCGGCGACGCGCTCACGGAAACCGGGGTGCGCATCGCCGACGGCCTGCGTTCCCTGAGCGGCATGCCCGCGCGGGTGCTCCCGCGGCCGAAGCGGGTGAGCGCGCGCGAGGCGCGACTCCTTGCGCCAACGCTTCGCGAGCGCGGGCTTCGGGGCGGCCTGGTGTACTGGGACGGCACCGTGGAGGACGACGCCCGCCTCGTCGTTGCGCTCGCGCGCACCGCAGCGCGCCACGGCGCCCGCGTCGTCACTGGGCAGCGGGTGGTGCGCGCAACCGATCGCGAGGCCTGGCTTGCGGATGGCACGCGGCTCCGCGCACGCGCGGTCGTCAACGCGACCGGGGTGTGGGCGGGCGATCTCGCTCCGGGCGTCGACCTCGCCCCGAGCAGGGGGACGCACCTCGTGTTTCGCGCGTCGGTGTTTGGTGACCCGCGCGCCGTCGTCACGGCCCCCGTGCCCGGTCACTTCGGCAGGTACGTGTTCGTGCTGCCACAGGAGAACGGGCTCTGCTACCTCGGGCTCACTGACGAGCCTGCGCCAGGCGCCGACGGCTACGAGCCGGGCGTGCCCGAGGGCGACATCGACTTCCTGCTGCGCACCGCGAGCGAGTCGCTCGCCGTGCCGCTCACCCGCGCCGACGTGCTCGGCGCGTTCTCGGGGCTCAGACCCCTCATCCGGGCCGTCCCGCGCGGGCACGGCGCCGAGCGGCCATCGGCCGCGGTATCGCGCCAGCACCTGGTGCTCGATACCCCCGGCGCCCCGATCACGGTGACGGGCGGCAAGCTCACCGTGTACCGCCGCATGGCCGAAGACGCGGTCGACGCCGCCGTGCGGAGGTTCGGGGAGGATCCGCGGCACCGGCCGGCAGTCACCAAGCGTGTGCCGCTCTTGGGCTCACCGGGAACCGAGCCGGGGGCCCGGGCCGCGGTGTCGGCCCGCGAGCGCCCTTCACCGGGTGCGGCAGGGACCGCGTCGGCTCGGGTCGCCGCCGCACGCTGGCCGGGCGCCGACCCTGACCGCGAGGTCGCCCGCAGGCTCGCCCGTGTCTACGGCTGGGAGGCCGAGCGCGTGGCAGATCTCGCGGCGGCAGACCCGGAGCTCGCAGAGGAGGTCGCGCCCGGCGCAGGGGTCACGCTCGCCGAGCTGGCCTTCGGAATTCTCGCGGAGGGCGCGGACACCGCCGCAGACCTCCTCGAGCGTCGCACCAGGCTCGCTCTCGACCCCGAGCTCGCGCGCGCCACCGAGGCGGCGGCGTCAGCGCTCGTCGACCGACTCGCGTAG